From the genome of Uranotaenia lowii strain MFRU-FL chromosome 1, ASM2978415v1, whole genome shotgun sequence, one region includes:
- the LOC129758793 gene encoding uncharacterized protein LOC129758793 codes for MVCTNGSEGSNGSYGSDDSDGCTVLTVWTVRTDRTVQTVHGSNGSYRSDDTDSSYGSGDSDDLFGSEGSYGLYDTGGLNGSDDSNGSYGSDDSESSYGADSSYGSNGLNASNDSYYSDGSYGLDDTDGSYGLNYSDGLDYSYRLDNTASSYGSDDSNGSNGSYRSDDSYGSNDSNGSHGSVDSDGSYGADISCGTNGLNASNNSYYSDGSDGSYGLDGSYRSNNTDSLTGSNGSYGSDDSNGSNDSAGSYGIDGLDGSYGSDDGLYGSDGSDATESLYGPDNSNCSYGSDVRTVRVVRTVQTV; via the exons ATGGTTTGTACG AACGGCTCGGAAGGTTCGAATGGTTCGTACGGATCGGACGATTCAGACGGTTGTACGGTGCTGACGGTTTGGACGGTTCgtacggatcgaacggttcagaCAGTTC acggttcgaacggttcgtaccgATCGGATGATACAGACAGTTCGTACGGATCGGGCGATTCAGACGATTTGTTCGGTTCGGAAGGTTCGTATGGATTGTACGATACAGGCGGTTTGAACGGATCGGACGATTCAAACGGTTCGTACGGGTCGGACGATTCCGAAAGTTCTTACGGTGCGGATAGTTCGTATGGTTCGAACGGTTTGAACGCTTCGAATGATTCGTACTATTCTGACGGCTCGTACGGATTGGACGATACAGACGGTTCGTACGGATTGAACTATTCGGACGGTTTGGACTATTCGTACCGATTGGATAATACAGCCAGCTCTTACGGATCGGACGATTCAAACG GTTCGAATGGTTCGTACAGATCAGACGATTCGTACGGATCGAATGATTCAAACGGTTCGCACGGATCGGTCGATTCAGACGGCTCGTATGGTGCGGATATTTCGTGCGGTACGAACGGTTTGAACGCTTCGAACAATTCGTACTATTCTGACGGTTCagacggttcgtacggtttggaCGGTTCGTACCGATCGAACAATACAGACAGTTTGACCGGCTCGAATGGTTCGTACGGATCGGACGATTCAAACGGATCGAACGATTCAGCCGGTTCGTACGGCATTGACGGTTTGGACGGTTCGTACGGATCAGACG ACGGTTTGTACGGATCGGATGGTTCAGACGCTACAGAAAGTTTGTACGGACCGGACAATTCAAACTGTTCGTACGGGTCGGACGTTCGTACGGTGCGGGTAGTTCGTACGGTTCAAACAGTTTGA